A single Lolium perenne isolate Kyuss_39 chromosome 6, Kyuss_2.0, whole genome shotgun sequence DNA region contains:
- the LOC127310686 gene encoding uncharacterized protein, producing MVHKREVRHAAFPRVTYGPMLQRDQERIADLNNIYNCNDVEAIQMLRMRRAPFYALVKMFRGRGLLTDSTHTTVEEQVAMFLHVVGHNQRFRVIHNTFRRSTETISRYFQQVLYAVGELRGEIIKPVSMNTPSKIKNNYRWFPYFRVSTKSCLGAIDGTHVTAKVPRSMSAAFRGRKHYTSQNVLVVVDFDMRFTYVLAGWEGSAHDASILADSLSMPDGLQIPNGKFYLRDAGYACRSGILPPFRKTRYHLNEFSAKHRPLNARGLFNLRHSILRVTIERAFAAFRFKVLDQKPFHTFDTQVKLVLACCILHNWILGWGEDEFFEELVTFDEVETGHGVDAGDNDAWKVKRQEWTDAMWEARGNTTI from the exons ATGGTGCACAAGAGAGAAGTTAGGCATGCTGCTTTTCCTCGTGTGACTTACGGGCCTATGTTACAACGAGATCAGGAGAGGATTGCCGACCTCAACAACATCTACAACTGCAACGACGTAGAGGCTATCCAGATGCTACGGATGAGAAGAGCTCCTTTCTATGCACTTGTGAAAATGTTCAGGGGTAGAGGACTGTTGACTGATAGCACCCACACAACTGTCGAAGAACAAGTCGCAATGTTTCTTCATGTCGTCGGTCATAACCAGAGGTTCAGAGTTATCCATAACACATTCAGGCGATCCACGGAGACTATCTCTCGGTACTTCCAGCAGGTGTTGTACGCAGTTGGGGAGCTCAGAGGTGAAATTATCAAGCCAGTATCAATGAACACACCATCCAAGATCAAGAACAACTACAGGTGGTTCCCCTATTTCAGGGTGAGTACAAAATCATGT CTTGGGGCTATTGATGGTACTCATGTCACTGCAAAGGTACCGAGATCAATGTCTGCAGCATTCCGCGGGAGGAAGCACTACACCAGCCAGAACGTGCTAGTAGTTGTGGATTTCGATATGAGGTTCACCTACGTGCTTGCTGGGTGGGAGGGTTCAGCTCATGATGCGAGCATCCTGGCCGACAGCTTGTCAATGCCTGATGGGTTGCAAATCCCTAACGGTAAGTTCTACCTTAGAGATGCTGGATATGCATGCCGATCTGGAATTCTACCTCccttcaggaaaacaaggtaccACCTCAACGAGTTCTCTGCGAAGCACCGACCTCTGAATGCGAGAGGGTTGTTCAATCTCAGACACTCAATCCTTAGAGTCACCATTGAGAGGGCCTTTGCTGCATTCAGGTTTAAGGTTCTTGACCAGAAACCGTTCCACACGTTTGACACTCAGGTAAAGCTGGTCCTTGCTTGCTGCATTCTTCACAACTGGATCCTAGGTTGGGGCGAGGATGAGTTCTTCGAAGAGCTTGTCACTTTTGATGAAGTAGAGACCGGCCATGGCGTGGACGCAGGCGACAATGATGCCTGGAAGGTGAAGAGGCAAGAGTGGACAGACGCAATGTGGGAAGCCAGAGGCAACACCACCATctga
- the LOC127310687 gene encoding BTB/POZ and MATH domain-containing protein 2-like, translating to MAFAGVSLVGTDGMLSPSTASPIDAGAGSGYHLLAVEGYSRNRDALPNGEHVRCRTFLVGGHRWYLKYYPNGYDSSCAGYISVSLALEEADGGYAPAARPVKAQVAFSFIDQTRLQVTAKIRGTRIKDFSLNPEHCYAEAVRRDILERSKHLKDDSFTIRCDVLVFAEEGARRATFTAALPPDMQSHFSDLLLTEEGADVMFEVGGGGDKFPAHQCMLAARSDVFKALLVGDKNNRPSAPGTVVKIDDIQAKVFSGLLAFIYTDAFPDWHMGSLEKDRAAEGETESGEDGREVSDEYVMWLLHLFEAADRYELPRLKSICEEMLVSRYIRVTTVADIVVVAEKIGSGWMKEVCLEFIRAHTSLHAVFSVDGFEQMIRECTPSGLKELISKFAA from the coding sequence ATGGCTTTCGCCGGCGTCTCTCTCGTCGGCACCGATGGCATGCTGAGCCCGTCCACCGCGTCGCCCATCGACGCCGGCGCCGGCAGCGGGTACCACCTGCTCGCGGTGGAAGGCTACTCACGCAACAGGGACGCCCTGCCCAACGGCGAGCACGTCCGATGCCGCACGTTCTTAGTCGGAGGCCACCGCTGGTATCTCAAGTACTACCCCAACGGCTACGACTCCAGCTGCGCCGGGTACATATCTGTCTCCCTCGCCCTTGAGGAGGCCGACGGCGGCTATGCGCCGGCGGCGCGCCCCGTGAAGGCCCAGGTCGCCTTCAGTTTCATCGACCAGACCCGGCTGCAGGTGACGGCGAAGATCCGTGGAACCAGAATCAAGGACTTCAGCCTCAACCCTGAGCACTGCTACGCTGAGGCAGTGAGAAGGGATATCTTGGAGAGATCGAAGCATCTCAAGGACGACAGCTTCACCATCCGGTGCGATGTTCTTGTCTTCGCTGAGGAGGGTGCTCGCCGCGCTACTTTTACCGCAGCGCTGCCGCCTGACATGCAGAGCCATTTCAGCGACCTCCTCTTGaccgaggagggagccgacgtcaTGTTTGAggtcggtggcggcggcgacaaGTTCCCGGCGCACCAGTGCATGCTGGCAGCCCGGTCCGACGTCTTCAAGGCACTGCTCGTCGGCGACAAGAACAACCGCCCTAGCGCGCCGGGAACCGTCGTGAAGATAGATGACATCCAAGCAAAGGTGTTCAGTGGCTTGCTTGCTTTCATCTACACCGACGCGTTCCCCGACTGGCACATGGGCAGCCTGGAAAAGGATCGAGCTGCTGAAGGAGAGACTGAATCCGGAGAGGATGGAAGAGAAGTATCTGATGAGTATGTGATGTGGCTGCTGCACCTGTTTGAAGCCGCGGATCGGTACGAACTCCCAAGGCTCAAGTCGATCTGCGAAGAGATGCTGGTCAGTCGTTACATACGCGTGACCACTGTGGCGGACATCGTCGTCGTGGCTGAGAAGATTGGTAGCGGCTGGATGAAGGAGGTGTGCTTAGAGTTTATCAGAGCGCATACGAGTTTGCACGCAGTTTTCAGTGTGGATGGTTTTGAGCAGATGATCCGAGAGTGCACTCCCTCCGGTCTCAAGGAGCTCATCTCCAAGTTTGCTGCATAA
- the LOC127308622 gene encoding uncharacterized protein, which produces MATASATSLSAAHLLSPVPSRPRPLFRALATSGSGKQKTSKSKSKNKGKGKGKSLEPPPDVVVRRAPAGSASVFEQQRTEAGFNPGGGGKGPSDEEVRQRQITESAFLFAWLGLGAIILVQGLALAASGFLPSEWDNYLVKFLYPSFTPTVLLFLGGTTGYGVFKYFEGEKSKG; this is translated from the exons atggcCACGGCCTCCGCCACCTCCCTCTCCGCCGCGCACCTCCTGTCCCCCGTCCCATCTCGCCCCCGCCCGCTCTTCCGCGCCCTCGCGACCTCGGGTTCGGGTAAGCAGAAGACcagcaagtccaagtccaagaacaagggcaagggcaAGGGCAAGTCGCTGGAGCCGCCGCCCGACGTGGTGGTCCGCCGCGCGCCGGCGGGGAGCGCGTCGGTGTTCGAGCAGCAGCGCACGGAGGCCGGGTTCAACCCCGGCGGCGGCGGGAAGGGCCCGTCGGACGAGGAGGTGCGGCAGCGGCAGATCACCGAGAGCGCCTTCCTCTTCGCGTGGCTGGGCCTCGGCGCCATCATCCTCGTCCAGGGTCTCGCGCTCGCCGCCTCCG GTTTTCTGCCCTCGGAATGGGACAACTATTTAGTCAAGTTCCTTTATCCGTCGTTCACTCCAACAGTGCTCTTGTTTCTCGGGGGTACGACTGGATATGGTGTCTTCAAGTACTTTGAGGGTGAGAAAAGTAAAGGCTAG